In Streptomyces puniciscabiei, a single genomic region encodes these proteins:
- a CDS encoding MFS transporter — MTTSASPARGETAAIPESAPAGRLTHRQIMTILSGLMLGMFLAALDQTIVSTSIRTIADDLHGLSSQAWVTTAYLITSTISTPLYGKLSDLYGRKPFFLAAITIFIAGSAACSFATSMTELSAFRAFQGIGAGGLMSLALAIIGDIVPPRERARYQGYMLAMFGSSSVLGPLIGGFLAGRSSILAIAGWRWVFLVNVPVGIIALFVVAKVLNLPHTRREHRIDWWGALTIAIGVVPLLLVAEQGQTWGWTSTKACVCYAVGAVGLVVWVLVERAMGEEALIPMRLFRSAVFSKMSLLSVLIGMGMFGGMMMVPLYLQIVKGVSPTKSGLMMLPLMVGMIAGTIVVGRIIQKTGKYKIFPVIGTLLLIAATLLFHYRVQWDSPLPETMAYMALFGIGLSGCMQILTLAVQNAVEPKDMGVATASATFFRQMGGTAGTAVFLSVLFSTVGDKISSAFRAAYATPAFQAALHDPAVRHNPANAPVLEMFKHPAAGGGSGSGVLDDSSFIQHLDPRLAQPFKVGFTDSMQLVFLIAAAVMALGFLVAVWTKEVPLRKVSGLEARAAEENAGAAPEPAAATEPAAATAAGPAADPAATQATAAEPAAEASAAGTRSGAAPADRFAPVPGAPSYGVRGRVLDGAGAAVPQAVITLIDVNGRQLGRAVSGADGAYAVSVTGPGTYVLIGAAGARQPQAVTVLVGDEPVDCDLALSGTVALTGTVRDAAEGQPLPGALLVATDVRGEVVSSATSAADGAFELADLVPGSYTLVVNAPGHRPAALPVDVTAAAVEPYEIRLEPGARLGGVVSTATGRPLDDAKVTLLDSAGNVIGTTITGSDGAYGFTDLDGGEYTVIASGYAPVAASVRLDGSGVTGLDLELSHEEGTR; from the coding sequence ATGACCACGTCCGCATCCCCGGCCCGTGGGGAAACCGCAGCGATACCGGAGTCGGCGCCGGCCGGCCGGCTGACGCACCGGCAGATCATGACGATCCTCAGCGGCCTCATGCTGGGGATGTTCCTCGCCGCGCTCGACCAGACCATCGTCAGCACCTCGATCCGCACGATCGCCGACGACCTGCACGGACTCAGCTCGCAGGCTTGGGTCACCACCGCCTACCTGATCACCTCCACCATCAGCACGCCGCTGTACGGCAAGCTGTCCGACCTCTACGGCCGCAAACCCTTCTTCCTGGCGGCCATCACGATCTTCATCGCGGGCTCGGCGGCCTGCTCGTTCGCCACCTCGATGACGGAGCTGTCCGCCTTCCGGGCCTTCCAGGGCATCGGCGCCGGCGGTCTGATGTCCCTGGCGCTGGCGATCATCGGTGACATCGTGCCGCCCCGCGAGCGAGCCCGGTACCAGGGCTACATGCTCGCCATGTTCGGCTCCTCCAGCGTGCTCGGCCCGCTGATCGGCGGCTTCCTCGCCGGACGCAGCAGCATCCTGGCCATCGCCGGCTGGCGCTGGGTGTTCCTGGTCAACGTGCCGGTCGGCATCATCGCGCTGTTCGTCGTCGCCAAGGTGCTGAACCTCCCGCACACCCGGCGTGAGCACCGCATCGACTGGTGGGGCGCGCTCACCATCGCGATCGGTGTGGTGCCGCTGCTGCTCGTGGCCGAGCAGGGCCAGACCTGGGGCTGGACCTCCACGAAGGCCTGTGTCTGCTACGCGGTCGGCGCGGTCGGCCTGGTGGTGTGGGTCCTGGTCGAGCGGGCCATGGGCGAGGAGGCCCTGATCCCGATGCGGCTGTTCCGCAGCGCGGTGTTCAGCAAGATGAGCCTGCTGTCCGTGCTCATCGGCATGGGCATGTTCGGCGGAATGATGATGGTTCCGCTGTACCTGCAGATCGTGAAGGGGGTCAGCCCCACCAAGTCGGGCCTGATGATGCTGCCGCTGATGGTCGGCATGATCGCCGGCACCATCGTGGTCGGACGCATCATCCAGAAGACCGGCAAGTACAAGATCTTCCCCGTCATCGGCACCCTGCTGCTGATCGCCGCCACGCTGCTGTTCCACTACCGGGTGCAGTGGGACAGCCCGCTGCCGGAGACCATGGCCTACATGGCGCTGTTCGGCATCGGCCTCAGCGGATGCATGCAGATCCTGACCCTCGCCGTGCAGAACGCCGTGGAGCCCAAGGACATGGGCGTGGCGACCGCGTCGGCCACCTTCTTCCGGCAGATGGGCGGCACCGCCGGCACCGCGGTCTTCCTGTCCGTGCTGTTCAGCACCGTCGGCGACAAGATCAGCTCGGCCTTCCGGGCCGCGTACGCGACGCCCGCGTTCCAGGCCGCGCTGCACGACCCCGCCGTACGCCACAACCCCGCGAACGCGCCGGTGCTCGAGATGTTCAAGCACCCGGCGGCGGGCGGCGGAAGCGGCTCGGGCGTGCTCGACGACTCCTCCTTCATCCAGCACCTCGACCCGCGCCTGGCCCAGCCGTTCAAGGTCGGTTTCACCGACTCGATGCAGCTCGTGTTCCTCATCGCGGCGGCCGTGATGGCCCTGGGCTTCCTGGTCGCGGTGTGGACCAAGGAGGTGCCGCTGCGCAAGGTCTCCGGCCTGGAGGCACGGGCCGCCGAGGAGAACGCCGGCGCCGCCCCGGAGCCGGCCGCGGCCACCGAGCCCGCCGCGGCCACAGCGGCCGGGCCCGCCGCCGACCCTGCCGCCACGCAGGCCACCGCCGCCGAGCCCGCCGCCGAAGCGTCCGCCGCGGGGACGCGGTCGGGCGCCGCGCCGGCCGATCGTTTCGCACCCGTGCCCGGCGCCCCGTCGTACGGCGTCCGGGGCCGGGTGCTGGACGGCGCGGGCGCGGCGGTGCCGCAGGCCGTGATCACCTTGATCGACGTGAACGGACGGCAGCTCGGCCGGGCCGTGAGCGGCGCGGACGGGGCCTACGCGGTGTCCGTCACCGGCCCCGGCACCTATGTGCTGATCGGCGCCGCCGGTGCCCGGCAGCCCCAGGCCGTCACGGTGCTCGTCGGTGACGAGCCGGTCGACTGCGATCTCGCGCTCAGCGGCACCGTCGCCCTGACCGGGACGGTCCGGGACGCCGCCGAGGGACAGCCGCTGCCGGGAGCCCTGCTGGTCGCCACCGATGTACGCGGCGAGGTCGTGTCCTCCGCGACCTCGGCCGCCGACGGCGCCTTCGAGCTCGCCGATCTGGTCCCCGGCAGCTACACGCTGGTGGTGAACGCGCCCGGACACCGCCCGGCCGCCCTCCCGGTCGACGTCACCGCCGCGGCGGTCGAGCCGTACGAGATCCGCCTCGAACCCGGCGCCCGGCTGGGCGGCGTCGTCAGCACCGCCACCGGCCGCCCGCTCGACGACGCCAAGGTCACCCTGCTGGACTCGGCCGGGAACGTGATCGGCACCACGATCACCGGCTCCGACGGCGCCTACGGGTTCACCGACCTCGACGGCGGCGAGTACACCGTCATCGCCAGCGGCTACGCCCCGGTCGCCGCCTCGGTGCGCCTGGACGGCAGCGGCGTCACCGGCCTCGACCTCGAGCTGTCGCACGAGGAGGGCACCCGGTAG
- a CDS encoding transglycosylase SLT domain-containing protein, with product MTMTTRTRIARLRTLALTGITTTGAAAVALTLMPANAQAAEATQVHTSSVVTASSNDSSAARGKAGATGNLDAWIKQSLAIMKAKGIPGSYEGLKRNILRESGGNPNAQNNWDVNAKQGTPSKGLLQVIDPTFNAYHVSGTAKSVTDPVANITAAANYAAHRYGSIDKVNSAY from the coding sequence ATGACCATGACCACTCGCACCCGCATCGCCCGTCTGCGCACCCTCGCCCTCACCGGCATCACCACCACCGGCGCGGCGGCCGTCGCCCTCACTCTGATGCCCGCGAACGCACAGGCCGCCGAAGCGACGCAGGTTCACACCTCCTCGGTGGTCACGGCGTCCTCGAACGACAGCTCCGCCGCCCGGGGCAAGGCCGGCGCCACGGGCAACCTCGACGCCTGGATCAAGCAGTCCCTGGCCATCATGAAGGCCAAGGGCATCCCGGGCAGCTACGAGGGCCTCAAGCGCAACATCCTGCGCGAGTCCGGCGGCAACCCCAACGCCCAGAACAACTGGGACGTCAACGCCAAGCAGGGCACCCCCTCCAAGGGCCTGCTCCAGGTCATCGACCCCACCTTCAACGCGTACCACGTCTCCGGTACCGCCAAGAGCGTGACCGACCCGGTGGCCAACATCACCGCGGCCGCCAACTACGCCGCGCACCGCTACGGCTCCATCGACAAGGTCAACTCCGCCTACTGA
- a CDS encoding peptidylprolyl isomerase yields the protein MAVPTSQGPLPLRLDRAKAPCTVQSFLHLARHRFYDRTVCHRLTAYPTLKVLQCGDPTGTGEGGPGYEYKDELPVDLPPAPSDPTGVRRLYGRGLLAMANAGPNTNGSQFFVVYGDSALRPNYTVFGTVGAAGLKTLDKIAAGGIEPTPQDPAPVDGMPVLRTELLSVRPSCRP from the coding sequence ATGGCTGTCCCGACCAGCCAGGGCCCGCTCCCGCTGCGTCTGGACCGGGCGAAGGCGCCGTGCACGGTCCAGAGCTTCCTGCACCTGGCGCGGCACCGGTTCTACGACCGTACGGTGTGCCATCGGCTGACGGCGTACCCGACGCTGAAGGTCCTGCAGTGCGGCGACCCGACCGGTACTGGCGAGGGTGGGCCGGGGTACGAGTACAAGGACGAGCTGCCGGTGGACCTGCCGCCGGCACCGAGCGATCCGACCGGCGTCCGTCGCCTTTACGGGCGCGGTTTGCTGGCGATGGCCAACGCCGGGCCGAACACGAACGGTTCGCAGTTCTTCGTCGTCTACGGCGACTCCGCGCTGCGACCGAACTACACGGTGTTCGGCACGGTCGGTGCCGCCGGCCTGAAGACGCTCGACAAGATCGCTGCCGGCGGTATCGAGCCAACTCCGCAGGACCCTGCGCCTGTCGACGGCATGCCCGTGCTGCGGACCGAGCTGCTCAGCGTCCGGCCGTCCTGCCGGCCCTGA